A genomic window from Phoenix dactylifera cultivar Barhee BC4 chromosome 7, palm_55x_up_171113_PBpolish2nd_filt_p, whole genome shotgun sequence includes:
- the LOC108511650 gene encoding uncharacterized protein LOC108511650 isoform X2, with product MGVSEEEMLVQMVHDFIESDTSSMPTSIPSSSQAISLHHHTYLILEGMIRSATDAEMEVFEKALKYVREMGEERKKSCVKKRLMMKLRMDGYQASLCRSSWVTTLECPGGDYEYIDIVMAEENGASCRLIVDIDFRSQFELARPTSAYTKLSNILPQIFVGKEEKLKRVVSLLCSAAQQSLKERGLHIPPWRKSSYMQSKWLSCCHKASSIPYPNILSTKDLAQTARTLSSQAKDRGSRPKGTQGSGLSSQFSDLSINCC from the exons atGGGTGTCTCAGAAGAAGAGATGCTGGTCCAAATGGTTCATGACTTCATTGAATCAGATACATCATCCATGCCCACCTCCATTCCATCCTCCTCGCAGGCCATTTCTCTCCACCACCACACATACCTCATTCTTGAG GGGATGATTAGGAGTGCTACCGATGCTGAGATGGAGGTTTTTGAGAAGGCCTTGAAGTATGTGAGAGAGAtgggagaagaaaggaagaagagctgTGTAAAGAAGAGGCTAATGATGAAATTGAGGATGGATGGTTATCAGGCTTCCCTATGTAGATCTTCTTGGGTTACAACCTTGGAGTGTCCTGGAG GGGATTATGAGTATATAGATATTGTGATGGCAGAGGAAAATGGTGCCTCATGCAGGCTAATAGTAGACATAGATTTCAGATCCCAGTTTGAACTGGCCAGACCAACATCAGCCTACACCAAACTCTCCAACATCCTCCCCCAGATCTTTgttggaaaagaagagaagcttAAGAGGGTGGTCTCCCTCCTATGCTCAGCTGCACAGCAGTCTCTGAAAGAAAGGGGCCTCCACATCCCTCCATGGAGGAAGTCAAGCTACATGCAGTCCAAATGGCTCTCATGCTGCCACAAAGCCTCCTCCATCCCCTACCCCAACATCTTATCCACCAAGGACTTGGCCCAGACAGCAAGGACTCTCTCCTCCCAAGCCAAAGATAGGGGCAGCAGGCCTAAAGGGACACAAGGGTCTGGCTTGTCAAGCCAGTTCTCTGACCTTAGTATAAATTGTTGCTGA
- the LOC103717169 gene encoding pentatricopeptide repeat-containing protein At3g13880-like, with product MLSQAPDRVLTARQFPSNSNTQWLHDHYPVSNPKPLSLSPLPASHSLIFLSLEPSTYKDLLQFSAKTQSLIRGRLVYSHMIRTSYRPGLILYNNLRNMYCKRGDLSTANQLFDKMLVRDVVTWNSLMAGYSEVAYVDKALDEFAKGRKAKIKLDRISYASALSACGDHGDAQKGRIVHGLVVVSGLASRAFLTDLLIDMYSKCGRIDDVRLVFDHAEELDEVSWNSLLSAYVRVGWPEVATNILVWMHRSGVKLNSFALGSILKACSGFNDSEEVQKMLHGCVVKVGLDLDIFVGSAMLDVYAKNGGLEEAIKVFECIPNPSVVLFNALIAGFSRLGTKQCNAVRFDALRLFSEMLRRRMRPSKFTFSSVLEACNLIKAFKCGKQIHAHIITNDLQDDEFAGSSLITLYSNMGQIEDSFRCFHATSKKDIFTWTSMISACVLNKHFERALSLFNELLGLGIKPDQFAISTIMRACSNLGILRIGEQIQGFAMKAGLDQFTVCGNSQINMYSELGDINAAIRTSQNIGSLDVVSWSTIISSHALLGCATDAIGLFEKMMECMVTPNDVTFLAVLTACSHGGLVDEGFRYFERMRTDYGLAPNVKHCTCLVDLLGRAGRLVDAENFISSSGFDNDPSIWHALLRACQFHGDIERGIRAGEKLMVLEPFSATSYMLLYNMYLDAGKVSLAMRTRGLMRERGVNKEIGMSWIEIGASVHSFVAGNNSHPQINAIYAKLEVMLFNIKQRMRYAGVKILELEYKSEKWKDRLMNSHGELLAVALGMCCLPDSIPVRVMKNQRVCEDCHTTLKLISESERREIVLRDPVRFHHFSWGSCSCGNYW from the exons ATGCTCTCCCAGGCACCAGACCGCGTGCTCACTGCGCGTCAATTTCCTTCGAATTCGAACACCCAATGGCTTCACGACCACTACCCAGTTTCAAACCCAaagcccctctctctctctcctctccccgCCAGCCACAGTTTAATTTTTCTCTCCTTGGAGCCTTCAACCTATAAAGACCTCCTCCAATTCTCCGCCAAAACCCAGTCTTTGATCCGAGGAAGACTGGTTTACTCTCACATGATAAGAACTTCCTACAGGCCCGGCCTAATCTTGTACAACAATCTCCGTAATATGTATTGTAAGCGTGGTGATCTTTCCACCGCTAACCAACTGTTCGATAAAATGCTCGTTAGAGACGTCGTTACATGGAATTCGCTCATGGCGGGATATTCTGAAGTTGCCTATGTCGATAAAGCCTTGGATGAGTTTGCTAAGGGTAGAAAGGCAAAAATCAAGCTTGACCGAATCAGTTATGCAAGTGCCCTCAGTGCCTGTGGTGATCACGGGGATGCCCAGAAGGGGAGGATAGTTCATGGGTTAGTGGTGGTGAGCGGGTTGGCTAGTCGGGCATTCTTGACTGATTTGCTCATTGACATGTACTCAAAATGTGGTAGAATAGATGATGTCAGGTTGGTGTTTGATCATGCAGAGGAATTAGATGAGGTTTCATGGAATTCATTACTCTCTGCTTATGTCCGGGTCGGATGGCCAGAGGTGGCCACGAATATTCTTGTTTGGATGCATCGGTCAGGAGTGAAGCTGAATAGCTTTGCTCTTGGAAGTATCCTCAAGGCTTGCTCAGGTTTTAATGATTCTgaggaagttcaaaagatgtTGCATGGGTGTGTAGTTAAAGTTGGATTAGACTTGGATATTTTTGTAGGTAGTGCAATGCTTGACGTGTATGCGAAGAATGGTGGATTGGAAGAAGCAATTAAGGTCTTTGAATGCATACCAAATCCAAGTGTGGTGCTATTCAATGCCTTGATTGCTGGATTCTCTCGATTGGGGACCAAACAATGCAATGCAGTCAGATTTGATGCTTTAAGACTATTCTCTGAAATGCTAAGGAGGCGAATGAGACCCTCAAAGTTTACATTCAGCAGCGTGCTTGAAGCCTGTAACTTAATTAAAGCATTCAAATGTGGGAAGCAAATCCATGCACATATCATTACAAATGATCTTCAGGATGATGAGTTTGCTGGAAGTTCATTGATCACCCTGTACTCAAACATGGGTCAGATTGAAGATAGCTTCAGATGTTTTCATGCTACTTCTAAGAAAGATATTTTCACTTGGACATCCATGATCTCAGCATGTGTTCTGAATAAGCATTTTGAAAGGGCATTGAGTTTGTTTAATGAATTGCTGGGCCTTGGAATAAAGCCTGATCAGTTCGCTATATCAACTATCATGAGGGCTTGCTCAAATTTGGGTATTTTGAGGATTGGTGAGCAGATACAAGGTTTCGCCATGAAAGCAGGACTTGATCAGTTCACTGTTTGTGGCAATTCACAGATAAACATGTATTCTGAGTTGGGAGATATCAATGCTGCTATCAGGACATCTCAGAACATTGGGAGCCTTGATGTTGTGTCTTGGTCTACAATAATCTCAAGCCATGCGCTACTTGGTTGTGCAACCGATGCTATAGGGCTCTTTGAGAAAATGATGGAATGCATGGTCACACCAAATGACGTCACCTTCCTTGCTGTTCTAACTGCTTGTAGCCATGGTGGACTGGTGGATGAAGGATTCAG GTATTTTGAAAGAATGAGGACAGATTATGGCTTAGCTCCAAATGTGAAGCACTGTACATGCTTGGTTGACCTCCTTGGTCGGGCTGGGAGGCTGGTCGATGCAGAGAATTTCATATCAAGCTCTGGCTTTGATAATGACCCAAGTATCTGGCATGCCCTGTTGCGTGCTTGTCAATTCCATGGGGACATTGAAAGAGGTATACGTGCAGGAGAAAAGTTAATGGTGCTGGAGCCCTTTTCTGCTACATCATATATGCTTCTTTACAACATGTACCTAGATGCTGGGAAAGTTTCTTTGGCAATGAGAACAAGAGGTTTGATGAGAGAAAGAGGGGTAAATAAGGAAATTGGCATGAGTTGGATCGAGATTGGAGCGTCAGTTCATTCTTTTGTGGCCGGCAATAACTCCCACCCCCAAATAAATGCAATTTATGCAAAATTAGAAGTAATGTTGTTTAATATAAAACAGAGGATGAGGTATGCTGGTGTTAAGATTTTGGAGCTAGAGTATAAAAGTGAGAAGTGGAAAGATCGTTTAATGAATAGCCATGGTGAATTGTTGGCTGTGGCATTGGGGATGTGCTGTTTGCCAGATTCTATTCCAGTACGAGTAATGAAGAACCAAAGGGTCTGCGAGGATTGCCACACTACATTGAAGTTAATATCAGAAAGTGAAAGGAGGGAGATTGTCCTTAGAGATCCAGTCCGGTTTCATCATTTCAGTTGGGGTTCGTGTTCCTGTGGGAACTACTGGTAA
- the LOC108511650 gene encoding uncharacterized protein LOC108511650 isoform X1 translates to MGVSEEEMLVQMVHDFIESDTSSMPTSIPSSSQAISLHHHTYLILKGMIRSATDAEMEVFEKALKYVREMGEERKKSCVKKRLMMKLRMDGYQASLCRSSWVTTLECPGGDYEYIDIVMAEENGASCRLIVDIDFRSQFELARPTSAYTKLSNILPQIFVGKEEKLKRVVSLLCSAAQQSLKERGLHIPPWRKSSYMQSKWLSCCHKASSIPYPNILSTKDLAQTARTLSSQAKDRGSRPKGTQGSGLSSQFSDLSINCC, encoded by the exons atGGGTGTCTCAGAAGAAGAGATGCTGGTCCAAATGGTTCATGACTTCATTGAATCAGATACATCATCCATGCCCACCTCCATTCCATCCTCCTCGCAGGCCATTTCTCTCCACCACCACACATACCTCATTC TGAAGGGGATGATTAGGAGTGCTACCGATGCTGAGATGGAGGTTTTTGAGAAGGCCTTGAAGTATGTGAGAGAGAtgggagaagaaaggaagaagagctgTGTAAAGAAGAGGCTAATGATGAAATTGAGGATGGATGGTTATCAGGCTTCCCTATGTAGATCTTCTTGGGTTACAACCTTGGAGTGTCCTGGAG GGGATTATGAGTATATAGATATTGTGATGGCAGAGGAAAATGGTGCCTCATGCAGGCTAATAGTAGACATAGATTTCAGATCCCAGTTTGAACTGGCCAGACCAACATCAGCCTACACCAAACTCTCCAACATCCTCCCCCAGATCTTTgttggaaaagaagagaagcttAAGAGGGTGGTCTCCCTCCTATGCTCAGCTGCACAGCAGTCTCTGAAAGAAAGGGGCCTCCACATCCCTCCATGGAGGAAGTCAAGCTACATGCAGTCCAAATGGCTCTCATGCTGCCACAAAGCCTCCTCCATCCCCTACCCCAACATCTTATCCACCAAGGACTTGGCCCAGACAGCAAGGACTCTCTCCTCCCAAGCCAAAGATAGGGGCAGCAGGCCTAAAGGGACACAAGGGTCTGGCTTGTCAAGCCAGTTCTCTGACCTTAGTATAAATTGTTGCTGA